A genome region from Cryomorphaceae bacterium 1068 includes the following:
- a CDS encoding CDP-alcohol phosphatidyltransferase family protein: protein MSKLPKAHKFTDLSDYGRPVAKLIANGLKNTSFTPIHVTLWFIISGLLAIYCILQGYYWPAAFFLIFKSILDAADGELARVKKKPSYTGRYLDSVADILLNALIFITIWHTTDTKIWIAVGAFIGLQLQGTLYNYYYVILRNKFDGDTTSRVFETKTPIALKGEKQQHVNVLFALYKLLYGAFDKTIYALDPHAEKGIALPKWFMTILSTFGLGFQLLVIAVMLVTGLEAFILPFFFGYTAMVFVFIGIRKFFFREVKAKRVKEVAPLYVKT from the coding sequence ATGTCCAAATTACCCAAAGCGCATAAATTCACTGATCTTTCAGACTATGGAAGACCTGTAGCGAAACTGATCGCAAACGGATTAAAGAACACTTCTTTCACGCCTATTCACGTCACTCTCTGGTTTATCATCTCAGGCCTTTTGGCTATCTACTGTATACTCCAGGGGTATTATTGGCCAGCTGCTTTCTTTCTAATCTTCAAGTCCATCCTCGATGCCGCCGATGGGGAGTTGGCAAGGGTAAAGAAAAAGCCTTCATATACAGGGCGCTATCTCGATTCTGTAGCTGATATCCTTTTGAACGCCCTCATTTTCATTACGATTTGGCACACCACCGATACCAAAATATGGATAGCTGTTGGGGCATTCATTGGTTTGCAATTGCAGGGTACGCTCTACAATTACTACTATGTGATATTGAGAAATAAATTTGATGGCGATACTACCAGTCGCGTGTTTGAGACCAAGACGCCCATTGCCTTAAAAGGCGAAAAACAGCAGCATGTCAATGTTCTTTTTGCTTTGTACAAACTGCTCTATGGCGCATTTGATAAGACCATATACGCGTTGGATCCCCATGCAGAAAAGGGTATTGCATTACCAAAATGGTTTATGACCATCCTATCTACGTTCGGTTTGGGATTTCAGCTCCTGGTCATAGCCGTGATGTTGGTCACGGGATTGGAAGCCTTTATTCTGCCTTTCTTCTTCGGCTATACCGCGATGGTTTTCGTTTTCATCGGTATTCGGAAGTTCTTCTTTCGAGAGGTCAAAGCGAAGAGGGTAAAAGAG
- a CDS encoding DNRLRE domain-containing protein, whose amino-acid sequence MRQCYTLLFIFLCFELSAQETIIYQPGPEDGKDAFIYTLEPELNVGDHQNFMASAWTNGLTPLAVRCLIDVIPPDLPPDVNILEAKLSLYSYDSSSNGPHSTLSGSNNAVLRKIIEPWEEETVTWANRPAMTTINQVQLPASTAAIQDYLDIDITILVQEMIDNPETGHGLMIKLATEQPYRAMVFGSSDNDNPELWPKIEITYETTLSSDWGESESELTLFPNPTSEIVRVQGKELNGSELRIYDLNGRLIESYKQLSDELLEINVAHLANGSYVVQLVNSTGISSNHTLVIAR is encoded by the coding sequence ATGAGACAATGCTACACACTTCTCTTTATTTTCCTCTGCTTTGAACTAAGCGCGCAAGAAACCATCATTTATCAACCCGGACCTGAAGATGGTAAGGACGCCTTTATCTACACGTTGGAGCCTGAGTTAAATGTCGGCGATCATCAAAATTTCATGGCGTCAGCTTGGACGAATGGCCTAACCCCTCTTGCAGTCAGGTGCCTTATTGATGTGATTCCTCCCGATCTACCACCTGATGTGAATATTCTGGAAGCCAAGCTCTCATTGTACTCCTACGACTCCTCTTCGAACGGACCACACTCTACTCTTTCAGGATCCAACAATGCCGTATTGAGAAAAATCATCGAACCATGGGAAGAAGAAACCGTGACGTGGGCTAACAGACCTGCAATGACCACCATAAATCAGGTGCAATTGCCTGCCTCTACAGCGGCTATTCAAGACTACCTCGACATAGATATTACCATACTGGTACAAGAAATGATTGACAACCCTGAAACGGGACATGGGCTTATGATCAAATTGGCAACCGAACAGCCCTACAGAGCGATGGTATTTGGCTCAAGCGATAACGATAATCCTGAGCTCTGGCCAAAAATTGAAATTACTTATGAAACTACTCTTTCATCGGATTGGGGTGAGTCTGAATCTGAGCTTACCCTCTTTCCAAACCCAACATCAGAAATAGTTCGAGTGCAAGGAAAGGAATTGAATGGTAGCGAATTGCGTATATACGATCTAAATGGCCGACTTATAGAGAGCTACAAACAATTATCTGATGAGCTACTCGAAATAAATGTTGCTCACCTTGCAAACGGATCATATGTGGTTCAGCTTGTTAATTCAACGGGGATCTCATCCAATCACACATTGGTTATAGCCAGATAA